One part of the Solanum dulcamara chromosome 8, daSolDulc1.2, whole genome shotgun sequence genome encodes these proteins:
- the LOC129899393 gene encoding uncharacterized protein LOC129899393 isoform X1, translating to MCAMAESETWPQCMDSKHEKHCFSHIRSSCSCSPLCISGKDGSKYEHSRISSRNSRVASGSPKNSISNKASKYGCHLRKKESVDENDSKPSYLKQKADSEGRDLSFVLDQSSGSISPCISSAYGQPEEVNKMIDDEKEIMLEKNSLYRGSKHTSEAPHCSNISHGNTVANANARNIRNSSRTIDELQSETNISHSYIEGGNTSIISVGQVCFLVLPLK from the coding sequence ATGTGTGCTATGGCTGAGTCGGAAACTTGGCCACAATGTATGGATTCCAAGCATGAGAAACATTGCTTTTCACACATTAGGAGTTCATGCTCATGTAGTCCTTTGTGTATCAGCGGCAAAGATGGTTCAAAGTATGAGCATAGTAGGATTTCTTCGCGTAATTCTAGAGTAGCCTCTGGAAGTCCTAAGAACAGCATTAGCAATAAAGCATCTAAATATGGCTGTCATCTGAGGAAAAAAGAAAGTGTTGATGAGAATGATTCCAAGCCTTCTTACCTAAAACAGAAAGCTGATTCAGAAGGTAGAGACTTGAGTTTTGTTCTTGATCAGTCATCTGGTTCCATTAGTCCTTGTATAAGCTCAGCTTACGGCCAGCCTGAGGAAGTCAATAAGATGATTGATGATGAAAAAGAGATTATGTTGGAGAAAAACAGTCTGTATAGGGGCAGCAAACATACTTCTGAAGCTCCACACTGCTCAAATATAAGTCATGGTAATACAGTGGCCAATGCAAATGCAAGGAACATCAGAAATTCTTCCAGGACCATTGATGAGTTGCAATCTGAAACAAATATAAGCCATTCATATATAGAAGGTGGCAATACTTCTATCATTTCTGTTGGACAGGTCTGTTTCCTCGTGCTACCACTTAAATGA
- the LOC129899393 gene encoding uncharacterized protein LOC129899393 isoform X2, protein MCAMAESETWPQCMDSKHEKHCFSHIRSSCSCSPLCISGKDGSKYEHSRISSRNSRVASGSPKNSISNKASKYGCHLRKKESVDENDSKPSYLKQKADSEGRDLSFVLDQSSGSISPCISSAYGQPEEVNKMIDDEKEIMLEKNSLYRGSKHTSEAPHCSNISHGNTVANANARNIRNSSRTIDELQSETNISHSYIEGGNTSIISVGQV, encoded by the coding sequence ATGTGTGCTATGGCTGAGTCGGAAACTTGGCCACAATGTATGGATTCCAAGCATGAGAAACATTGCTTTTCACACATTAGGAGTTCATGCTCATGTAGTCCTTTGTGTATCAGCGGCAAAGATGGTTCAAAGTATGAGCATAGTAGGATTTCTTCGCGTAATTCTAGAGTAGCCTCTGGAAGTCCTAAGAACAGCATTAGCAATAAAGCATCTAAATATGGCTGTCATCTGAGGAAAAAAGAAAGTGTTGATGAGAATGATTCCAAGCCTTCTTACCTAAAACAGAAAGCTGATTCAGAAGGTAGAGACTTGAGTTTTGTTCTTGATCAGTCATCTGGTTCCATTAGTCCTTGTATAAGCTCAGCTTACGGCCAGCCTGAGGAAGTCAATAAGATGATTGATGATGAAAAAGAGATTATGTTGGAGAAAAACAGTCTGTATAGGGGCAGCAAACATACTTCTGAAGCTCCACACTGCTCAAATATAAGTCATGGTAATACAGTGGCCAATGCAAATGCAAGGAACATCAGAAATTCTTCCAGGACCATTGATGAGTTGCAATCTGAAACAAATATAAGCCATTCATATATAGAAGGTGGCAATACTTCTATCATTTCTGTTGGACAG